In Amycolatopsis sp. EV170708-02-1, the following are encoded in one genomic region:
- a CDS encoding triacylglycerol lipase — protein sequence MRTTKSLAATFLAAALALICASPANADEELPVPWTLAAALPAQAANPGGPPPGANDFDCRPSAAHPNPVVLTHGLGANQTVNWQTFAPLLKNQGYCVFSLTYGVPGKPLPIYQPGGLLPMEQSAKELSAFIDKVRGATGASKVDILGHSEGTLMPSYYVKFLGGASKVDKYVSLTPLWNGTTLFGASQLYAVAAALGLTPGFNGILDPVCGSCRQFLRGSEFLTNLRSGNGVFQPGVTYTNIMTRYDEAVVPYTSGMGTGPNVKNIVLQDSCLLDLAEHAGVAADRNAAGHVLNALDPANAKPVPCVPATPIGS from the coding sequence ATGCGGACGACGAAGTCCCTCGCCGCCACCTTCCTGGCCGCGGCCCTTGCCCTGATCTGCGCTTCACCGGCGAACGCCGACGAGGAGCTCCCCGTCCCGTGGACGCTGGCCGCGGCGCTGCCCGCGCAGGCGGCGAACCCCGGCGGCCCGCCGCCCGGCGCGAACGACTTCGACTGCCGTCCGAGCGCGGCCCATCCGAATCCGGTGGTGCTCACCCACGGCCTCGGCGCCAACCAGACGGTGAACTGGCAGACGTTCGCCCCGCTGCTCAAGAACCAGGGGTACTGCGTCTTCTCCCTGACCTACGGGGTCCCCGGGAAACCGCTGCCGATCTACCAGCCCGGCGGGCTGCTGCCGATGGAGCAGAGCGCGAAGGAGCTTTCGGCGTTCATCGACAAGGTGCGCGGCGCGACCGGCGCGTCCAAGGTGGACATCCTCGGGCATTCCGAAGGCACGCTCATGCCTTCTTACTATGTGAAGTTCCTCGGCGGGGCGTCCAAAGTGGACAAGTACGTGAGCCTGACCCCGCTCTGGAACGGCACAACCTTGTTCGGCGCCTCGCAGCTGTACGCAGTGGCCGCCGCTTTGGGCCTCACGCCCGGGTTCAACGGCATCCTCGACCCGGTCTGCGGTTCGTGCCGCCAGTTCCTGCGCGGCTCGGAATTCCTCACGAATCTGCGGTCGGGCAACGGCGTCTTCCAGCCGGGCGTGACCTACACGAACATCATGACCCGCTACGACGAGGCCGTCGTCCCGTACACGAGCGGAATGGGCACCGGCCCGAACGTGAAGAACATCGTGCTGCAGGACAGCTGCCTGCTCGACCTGGCCGAACACGCCGGGGTCGCCGCCGACCGCAACGCCGCCGGGCACGTCCTCAACGCGTTGGACCCGGCGAACGCGAAGCCGGTCCCCTGCGTGCCCGCGACCCCCATCGGGAGCTGA
- a CDS encoding glutaredoxin domain-containing protein codes for MSDVEVEFYWRPGCGFCAALERPLSKSGFKVKRVNIWEDPDAAARVRSVANGNEVVPTVFVGSKAMVNPSFGEIEAAVKAASA; via the coding sequence ATGAGTGACGTCGAGGTCGAGTTCTACTGGCGCCCCGGATGCGGGTTCTGCGCCGCGCTGGAACGGCCGCTGTCGAAGAGCGGCTTCAAGGTGAAGCGGGTCAACATCTGGGAAGACCCGGACGCCGCCGCTCGCGTGCGTTCGGTGGCGAACGGGAACGAGGTCGTACCGACGGTCTTCGTGGGCTCGAAGGCGATGGTGAACCCTTCGTTCGGTGAGATCGAGGCCGCCGTCAAGGCCGCCTCCGCCTGA
- a CDS encoding RidA family protein: MTWSDRLAELGIELPAVAAPLAAYVPAVRTGSHVYTAGQLPFVKGELEATGKVGAEVSPEEAKQYARTSILNALAAVDSVAGIDNVVRVVKVVGFVASAEGFTGQPAVINGASELLGEIFGEAGIHARSAVGVAELPIGAPVEIELIVEVK, from the coding sequence ATGACCTGGAGCGATCGACTCGCCGAGCTCGGTATCGAGCTGCCAGCCGTCGCCGCCCCGCTGGCGGCCTACGTGCCCGCCGTCCGCACGGGTTCGCACGTCTACACGGCGGGGCAGCTGCCCTTCGTGAAGGGTGAGCTCGAAGCGACCGGCAAGGTCGGCGCCGAGGTCAGCCCCGAAGAGGCGAAGCAGTACGCGCGGACGTCGATCCTCAACGCCCTCGCCGCGGTCGACTCGGTCGCCGGGATCGACAACGTGGTGCGGGTGGTCAAGGTCGTCGGGTTCGTCGCGTCCGCGGAGGGTTTCACCGGCCAGCCCGCGGTGATCAACGGCGCGTCCGAGCTGCTGGGCGAGATCTTCGGCGAGGCGGGTATCCACGCCCGTTCGGCCGTCGGGGTCGCCGAGCTGCCGATCGGGGCGCCGGTCGAGATCGAACTGATCGTGGAGGTGAAGTGA
- a CDS encoding prolyl oligopeptidase family serine peptidase, protein MSTQPGTEYPSAAVPDRLFDDSEAETRWRARFHAPRISVPEWAIDAPSANVYVSNASGVWEVYSWDRSTGEHRRVTDRPNGTMHATPSPDGRWIWWFNDTDGDEFGSWVREPFAPGAAAERAVPDVHDGYPAGLEIGTRVIAVGVSTDDGSELFAHIDGETTSFYKHEDDAGIASLSRDESLLAISHSEHGDSRHPALRVLSTDGFTTIADKWDGEGKGLGALEYSPVAGDQRLLVLHERRGREELLIWDTAADTEQEIELDLPGEVVAGWYPDARALLVVHFHQGRSSLHRYDLTTGELSSLDTPPGRIGGAGVRPDGTVEYSWSSAAQPTAVRARTADGADSVLLEPPGERAPESAPVTDAFVDGIGGQIHALVSRPAGAPEGPLPTIFSLHGGPHSADEDRFSAYRAVWLDAGFAVVEVNYRGSTGYGSAWRDAIEGRPGLTELEDVAAVHDWAVQSGLSDPEKCVVNGASWGGYLSLLALGTQPARWAAGIAGVPVADYVAAYEDEMEQLRSFDRALFGGSPETVPAVYRECSPITYVEAVTAPVLVLAGDNDPRCPIRQVENYLDRLAKREIPFEFYRFDAGHGSLVIAETIKQTAIEVFFAQRAVGLR, encoded by the coding sequence GTGAGCACGCAGCCAGGCACTGAATATCCGTCCGCGGCGGTCCCGGACCGCCTGTTCGACGACTCCGAAGCCGAGACCAGGTGGCGGGCCCGCTTCCACGCGCCGCGCATCTCGGTCCCCGAGTGGGCCATCGACGCCCCCAGCGCGAACGTCTACGTCTCCAACGCCAGCGGCGTCTGGGAGGTCTACTCCTGGGACCGGTCGACCGGTGAGCACCGCCGCGTCACCGATCGGCCCAACGGCACCATGCACGCGACCCCGTCCCCCGACGGCCGCTGGATCTGGTGGTTCAACGACACCGACGGCGACGAATTCGGCTCCTGGGTCCGCGAACCGTTCGCGCCGGGCGCCGCCGCCGAGCGCGCGGTGCCGGACGTCCACGACGGCTACCCCGCCGGGCTCGAGATCGGCACGCGGGTGATCGCGGTCGGCGTCTCGACCGACGACGGCAGCGAACTCTTCGCCCATATCGACGGCGAGACCACCAGCTTCTACAAGCACGAAGACGACGCCGGGATCGCCTCGCTTTCGCGCGACGAGTCGCTGCTCGCGATCTCCCACTCGGAACACGGTGATTCACGACACCCCGCGCTCCGCGTCCTGTCGACGGACGGCTTCACCACCATTGCCGACAAATGGGACGGCGAGGGCAAAGGCCTCGGCGCGCTCGAGTACTCGCCGGTCGCCGGCGATCAGCGGTTGCTGGTGCTGCACGAGCGGCGCGGTCGCGAAGAGCTCTTGATCTGGGACACCGCCGCGGACACCGAGCAGGAGATCGAACTGGATCTGCCCGGCGAGGTCGTCGCGGGCTGGTACCCCGACGCGCGGGCACTGCTCGTCGTCCACTTCCACCAAGGCCGCAGTTCCCTGCACCGCTACGACCTCACGACCGGCGAACTGTCCTCTTTGGACACGCCACCCGGCCGGATCGGCGGCGCGGGAGTGCGCCCCGACGGCACCGTCGAGTACTCGTGGTCCAGCGCCGCGCAGCCGACGGCCGTACGCGCGCGGACGGCGGACGGCGCGGACTCCGTGCTCCTCGAACCGCCCGGCGAGCGTGCCCCCGAGTCCGCACCGGTCACCGACGCGTTCGTCGACGGGATCGGCGGGCAGATCCACGCGCTGGTCTCACGTCCGGCCGGTGCGCCCGAGGGCCCGCTTCCGACGATCTTCTCCTTGCACGGCGGGCCGCATTCGGCCGACGAGGACCGCTTCTCCGCGTACCGTGCCGTCTGGCTCGACGCCGGATTCGCCGTCGTCGAGGTCAACTACCGCGGCTCGACCGGCTACGGCTCGGCCTGGCGCGACGCCATCGAAGGCCGCCCTGGCCTGACCGAGCTCGAAGACGTCGCCGCCGTGCACGACTGGGCAGTCCAAAGTGGACTCTCGGACCCGGAGAAGTGCGTGGTGAACGGCGCTTCGTGGGGCGGGTACCTGAGCCTGCTGGCCTTGGGCACCCAGCCGGCGCGCTGGGCGGCGGGGATCGCCGGAGTGCCGGTGGCGGACTACGTCGCCGCGTACGAGGACGAGATGGAGCAGCTCCGGTCGTTCGACAGGGCGCTGTTCGGCGGCTCGCCGGAGACGGTGCCGGCGGTGTACCGGGAATGCTCGCCGATCACCTACGTCGAGGCCGTGACGGCGCCGGTGCTGGTGCTCGCCGGGGACAACGACCCGCGCTGCCCGATCCGGCAGGTCGAGAACTACCTCGACAGGCTCGCGAAGCGGGAGATCCCGTTCGAGTTCTACCGGTTCGACGCCGGCCACGGGTCGCTGGTGATCGCCGAGACGATCAAGCAGACCGCGATCGAGGTGTTCTTCGCGCAGCGAGCCGTCGGGCTCCGCTGA
- a CDS encoding transglycosylase domain-containing protein codes for MRKTDGLLKLIGLCVLAGVLVAGMLFPVAGAAGVLSNQASETVDKTSSDLADIPPPLVTTITDNTGKQIATLYKQYRIPTAETQINDAMKWALISVEDKRFYEHNGVDWKGTLRAAVSNSTGGDTQGASTLTQQYVKNYLINVVYRDDKPGQKRAQEQSVARKLKEARIAIQLETKLNKMQILTGYLNVVEFSREIYGVGAAANAYFNTPVEKLTVPQAALLAGLVNNPIVNDPWKSPAKATERRNLVLDRMVDNQKLAKVDAERFKAEPLGVVEGGPQKPASNCTGAGPENGFFCQYVEDYLLKSGMTKDDLYTGGYQIKTTLDERANHEAKMSAEAQVKKTQDNVANTLSLVKPGKQRHEVVALAANRDYGLHEDQGQTTFALPSGVYNTGGAGSAYKVFTAAAALEAGVAGINSPLPVPDFYTSHVFAGGGPKCAPTGPPLRSRWYCLGNAGDYNPAGGTMSMQQALATSPNTAFVALEEKVGSTGPIVEMARKLGMRDTMASNLGGGAVDPKSDNPGANTSQLQAFGPRPGWAGNASFTLGPAPLSGLELANVGATIMSGGVWCPPTPLAGVTDRDGKPVPVKEAACEQVVPEGLANTLAVGMSRDSQPGGTSFGAANGARWNRPVMGKTGTTQSNGSGTYLGATPQLAGAAMVFRPKGGNGGLCYLGPGNVTTRGCENMFGGKTPAQTWFGAMSKILEGQEPLPLPAPDPKYMGGGR; via the coding sequence GTGCGCAAAACGGACGGTCTGCTGAAGCTCATTGGCCTTTGTGTGCTCGCGGGGGTGCTGGTCGCGGGGATGTTGTTCCCGGTGGCGGGCGCCGCGGGGGTGCTGTCGAACCAGGCGAGCGAGACCGTCGACAAGACATCTTCGGACTTGGCGGACATCCCGCCGCCCTTGGTGACGACGATCACGGACAACACCGGCAAGCAGATCGCGACGCTGTACAAGCAGTACCGCATCCCGACCGCCGAGACCCAGATCAACGACGCCATGAAATGGGCGCTGATCTCGGTCGAGGACAAGCGCTTCTACGAGCACAACGGGGTGGACTGGAAGGGCACGCTGCGCGCGGCGGTCAGCAACAGCACCGGCGGGGACACGCAGGGCGCGTCGACGCTGACCCAGCAGTACGTCAAGAACTACCTGATCAACGTCGTCTACCGGGACGACAAACCGGGCCAGAAGCGCGCACAGGAACAGTCGGTCGCCCGGAAGCTGAAGGAAGCCCGGATCGCGATCCAGCTGGAAACCAAGCTGAACAAGATGCAGATCCTGACCGGCTACCTGAACGTCGTCGAGTTCTCGCGCGAGATCTACGGCGTCGGCGCGGCCGCGAACGCGTACTTCAACACGCCCGTCGAGAAGCTCACCGTGCCGCAGGCGGCGTTGCTGGCCGGTCTGGTGAACAACCCGATCGTCAACGACCCCTGGAAGAGCCCGGCGAAGGCCACCGAACGCCGAAACCTGGTGCTGGACCGCATGGTCGACAACCAGAAGCTCGCGAAAGTGGACGCCGAACGCTTCAAGGCCGAGCCGCTCGGCGTCGTCGAAGGCGGCCCGCAGAAACCCGCGTCGAATTGCACCGGCGCCGGCCCGGAGAACGGTTTCTTCTGCCAGTACGTCGAGGACTATCTCCTCAAGTCCGGGATGACGAAGGACGACCTCTACACCGGCGGCTACCAGATCAAGACCACTTTGGACGAACGGGCGAACCACGAGGCCAAGATGTCGGCCGAAGCCCAGGTCAAGAAGACGCAGGACAACGTCGCGAACACGCTTTCCCTGGTGAAGCCGGGCAAACAGCGGCATGAAGTCGTGGCGCTGGCGGCGAACCGTGACTACGGGCTGCACGAAGACCAGGGACAGACGACGTTCGCGTTGCCTTCCGGCGTCTACAACACCGGCGGCGCCGGCTCGGCGTACAAGGTCTTCACCGCCGCGGCGGCGTTGGAAGCGGGCGTCGCGGGGATCAACTCTCCCCTTCCGGTACCCGACTTCTACACCTCTCACGTGTTCGCCGGCGGTGGCCCCAAGTGCGCCCCGACCGGGCCGCCGTTGCGCTCCCGCTGGTACTGCCTCGGCAACGCGGGCGACTACAACCCGGCGGGCGGGACCATGTCGATGCAGCAGGCGCTGGCGACTTCGCCGAACACCGCGTTCGTGGCCCTCGAAGAGAAGGTCGGGAGCACGGGCCCGATCGTGGAGATGGCGCGCAAACTGGGTATGCGCGACACCATGGCCAGCAACCTCGGCGGCGGCGCCGTGGATCCGAAGTCCGACAACCCCGGCGCCAACACCAGCCAGCTGCAGGCCTTCGGGCCGAGGCCCGGCTGGGCCGGGAACGCGTCGTTCACGCTCGGCCCGGCCCCGCTGAGCGGTCTGGAGCTGGCGAACGTCGGTGCCACGATCATGAGCGGTGGCGTCTGGTGCCCGCCGACCCCCCTCGCCGGTGTCACCGACCGGGACGGAAAGCCGGTGCCTGTCAAGGAAGCCGCCTGCGAGCAGGTGGTGCCCGAAGGTCTCGCGAACACCCTCGCGGTCGGCATGAGCAGGGACAGCCAGCCCGGCGGGACCTCGTTCGGCGCCGCGAACGGCGCCCGCTGGAACCGGCCGGTGATGGGCAAGACCGGTACGACCCAGAGCAACGGCTCGGGGACCTATCTCGGCGCCACCCCGCAGCTCGCGGGCGCGGCGATGGTGTTCCGTCCGAAGGGTGGAAACGGCGGCCTCTGCTACCTCGGCCCGGGTAACGTGACCACTCGCGGCTGCGAAAACATGTTCGGCGGGAAGACGCCGGCGCAGACCTGGTTCGGGGCGATGTCGAAGATCCTCGAAGGCCAGGAACCGCTGCCGCTGCCGGCTCCGGACCCGAAGTACATGGGCGGCGGGCGCTGA
- a CDS encoding WhiB family transcriptional regulator encodes METNQSSWRVNASCRDTDPDGLFVRGAEQNRAKAVCLGCPVRTECLAEALDGRINFGIWGGMTERERRALLRRRPDVSSWADLLEAAKRSFTGIDEEEDVRVRVS; translated from the coding sequence ATGGAAACCAACCAGTCGAGCTGGCGAGTCAATGCGTCGTGCCGCGACACCGATCCGGACGGCTTGTTCGTCCGAGGGGCGGAACAGAACCGGGCCAAGGCGGTCTGCCTCGGTTGCCCGGTCAGGACGGAATGCCTCGCCGAGGCGCTCGATGGCCGGATCAACTTCGGCATCTGGGGAGGTATGACCGAACGGGAACGGCGGGCGCTGCTGCGGCGGCGGCCGGACGTTTCCAGCTGGGCGGACCTGCTTGAAGCGGCGAAGCGCAGTTTCACCGGGATCGACGAAGAGGAAGACGTGCGCGTCCGAGTCTCGTGA
- a CDS encoding MBL fold metallo-hydrolase gives MSAPEYGVLRRITPTTSVLLENNPSSMTLEGTNSWVLRGPGASGSVVVDPGHEDVEHLTLLAETGAVELIVLTHHHPDHAEGAPWFAERVDAPVRAFDEKLCIGGKSLVDGEVIEAGGVRLSVLHTPGHTGDSICLVSDGQILTGDTILGRGTTVLHDLGDYLRSLRKLIGLPDGTVGLPGHGPELPDLAATAREYLAHREERLDQVRSALETLGADATPRQVVEVVYADVDKALWAPAEWSVRAQLDYLRSEDGE, from the coding sequence GTGAGCGCCCCCGAGTACGGCGTGCTGCGCCGGATCACGCCGACGACTTCCGTGCTGCTCGAGAACAATCCTTCGTCGATGACGTTGGAGGGCACCAATTCCTGGGTGCTGCGCGGCCCCGGTGCGTCCGGTTCCGTGGTCGTCGACCCCGGTCACGAGGACGTCGAGCATCTGACGCTGCTCGCGGAGACCGGCGCCGTCGAGCTGATCGTGCTGACCCACCATCACCCCGACCACGCCGAGGGCGCGCCCTGGTTCGCCGAGCGCGTCGACGCTCCCGTGCGGGCCTTCGACGAGAAGCTTTGCATCGGCGGGAAGTCCCTTGTGGACGGTGAGGTGATCGAGGCGGGTGGCGTCCGGCTGTCGGTGCTGCACACGCCCGGGCACACCGGCGACTCGATCTGCCTGGTGTCCGACGGCCAGATCCTGACCGGGGACACCATCCTCGGCCGCGGCACCACCGTGCTGCACGACCTCGGCGACTACCTGCGCTCGCTGCGGAAGCTCATCGGGCTGCCGGACGGCACCGTCGGCCTGCCGGGACACGGTCCGGAACTGCCCGATCTGGCCGCGACCGCGCGCGAATACCTGGCACACCGGGAAGAACGGCTCGACCAGGTGCGTTCGGCACTGGAGACGCTCGGCGCGGACGCCACCCCGCGCCAGGTGGTCGAGGTCGTCTACGCCGACGTCGACAAGGCTTTGTGGGCGCCCGCCGAATGGAGCGTGCGGGCGCAGTTGGACTACCTGAGGTCGGAGGACGGCGAATGA
- a CDS encoding ArsA family ATPase produces MSDVLEVDKLIDDPESRVIVCCGSGGVGKTTTAAALALRAAERGRQTVVLTIDPARRLAQALGLRELGNHPKQVQVEGFEPKGELWAMMLDMRRTFDDMVRVHAGPERAEQLLQNPFYQTISTSFSGTQEYMAMEKLGQLAATDEWDLIIVDTPPSRSALDFLDAPTRLSSALDGRMIRLLTGPAKAGGWGLRKVVNAGFSMFAKAVSTIIGGQLLTDASAFMQAFDSMFGGFRERARKTSELLRSGGTSFLVVAAPEPDALREASYFVERLSEESMPLAGLVANRTHPVLAPLSSAEAVAAAEQLAKGETSAPLAEAVLRLHADRVALADRETRLLARFTRAHPEVPLVRVPALPSDVHDLEGLRDIGTRLATQS; encoded by the coding sequence ATGTCGGACGTCTTGGAGGTCGACAAGCTGATCGACGATCCGGAGAGCCGGGTCATCGTGTGCTGCGGTTCCGGCGGGGTCGGCAAGACGACGACCGCGGCGGCGCTCGCGTTGCGCGCGGCCGAACGCGGACGGCAGACGGTGGTGCTCACCATCGACCCGGCCAGGCGGCTGGCGCAGGCGCTCGGCCTGCGTGAACTGGGCAATCACCCGAAGCAGGTGCAGGTCGAAGGCTTCGAGCCCAAGGGCGAGCTGTGGGCGATGATGCTCGACATGCGGCGCACCTTCGACGACATGGTGCGCGTGCACGCCGGCCCGGAACGCGCCGAGCAGCTGCTGCAGAACCCCTTCTACCAGACCATTTCCACGTCGTTCTCCGGCACACAGGAGTACATGGCGATGGAGAAGCTGGGGCAGCTCGCGGCCACCGACGAGTGGGATCTGATCATCGTCGACACGCCGCCGAGCCGGTCCGCGCTGGACTTCCTCGACGCGCCGACGCGCCTTTCGAGCGCGCTCGACGGCCGGATGATCCGGCTGCTCACCGGTCCGGCCAAGGCGGGCGGCTGGGGTTTGCGCAAGGTCGTCAACGCCGGGTTCTCGATGTTCGCGAAGGCCGTCTCGACGATCATCGGCGGCCAGCTCCTGACGGACGCTTCGGCGTTCATGCAGGCCTTCGACAGCATGTTCGGCGGGTTCCGCGAACGCGCGCGCAAGACCTCCGAGCTGCTGCGGTCCGGCGGAACGTCGTTCCTCGTGGTGGCCGCGCCGGAGCCGGACGCGCTGCGCGAGGCGTCCTATTTCGTGGAGCGGCTTTCGGAGGAGAGCATGCCGCTGGCGGGGCTGGTCGCGAACCGGACGCATCCGGTGCTCGCCCCGCTGTCCAGCGCCGAAGCCGTCGCGGCCGCCGAGCAGCTCGCGAAGGGCGAGACCAGCGCTCCGCTGGCCGAAGCCGTCCTTCGCCTGCACGCGGACCGTGTCGCGCTGGCCGATCGAGAGACGCGGCTGCTCGCCAGGTTCACGCGGGCGCATCCCGAGGTCCCGCTGGTGCGGGTGCCCGCGCTCCCCAGTGACGTGCACGATCTCGAAGGCCTGCGCGACATCGGCACGCGTCTGGCCACTCAGTCCTGA
- a CDS encoding methyltransferase domain-containing protein: MLEGNAPRARSARQAVERAVFAQPLFGPGMGCVDVGCGPGSITLGIDSGYRKSTVDFLVAEACALPFAEDSVDVLFAHAVFEHLREPGAALAEFRRVLKPGGTLALSTSDWSRARLRPKTANVDAALRGHYLLWRRAGGDPFAGRSLPAAVTAAGFTDVRTKTRYRTDTTYRALATSVEARLVTALETATTPDRDQLASAARSAWSWARSGDGDFAQCWTELLATR, encoded by the coding sequence GTGCTGGAGGGAAACGCGCCGCGCGCGCGGTCCGCGCGCCAGGCGGTCGAACGGGCCGTGTTCGCGCAACCGCTGTTCGGGCCGGGGATGGGGTGCGTCGACGTCGGCTGCGGGCCGGGTTCGATCACCCTCGGTATCGACAGCGGGTACAGAAAGTCCACAGTGGACTTCTTGGTGGCGGAGGCGTGCGCGCTGCCGTTCGCCGAGGATTCCGTGGACGTGCTCTTCGCGCACGCCGTTTTCGAGCATCTGAGAGAACCGGGTGCCGCGCTGGCGGAGTTCCGGCGTGTCCTCAAACCGGGCGGCACCCTCGCACTGTCCACATCGGACTGGAGTCGGGCGCGGCTGCGGCCGAAGACGGCGAACGTCGACGCCGCCCTTCGTGGCCACTATCTGCTGTGGCGCCGCGCGGGCGGCGACCCGTTCGCCGGGCGCTCGCTGCCCGCCGCGGTCACGGCGGCCGGTTTCACCGACGTGCGAACGAAAACGCGCTACCGCACGGACACGACGTACCGTGCGCTGGCGACGTCCGTGGAGGCGCGGCTGGTGACGGCGCTGGAAACCGCGACGACCCCGGACCGCGACCAGCTGGCCTCGGCCGCCCGCTCGGCCTGGTCGTGGGCGCGTTCGGGCGACGGGGATTTCGCGCAGTGCTGGACCGAGCTGCTCGCGACGCGCTGA
- a CDS encoding metallophosphoesterase, with translation MGTVALGAATLGYAVGIERRRWTLRTAELPVLAAGAKPFTILHISDLHMLPGHVSKQRWVAALDELEPDLVVNTGDNLSHHQAVPSVLRALGPLLDRPGVFIFGSNDYYAPKPKNPARYLMPKGKKKRIHGEHLPWRDLRAAFVEHGWNDLTHVRRTIEVADQYVFTAGVDDAHLHRDRYADIAGPVDTAAAVRIGVTHSPEPRVLDEFAGDGYDLVLAGHTHGGQLRVPGYGALVTNCELDRTRARGASRWGAQMWLHVSAGLGTSPYAPARFACPPEASLLTLVPRGTTSENHRKAAPRKARNTVR, from the coding sequence GTGGGAACCGTCGCCCTGGGAGCCGCGACCCTCGGTTACGCGGTCGGTATCGAAAGGCGCCGGTGGACGCTTCGCACCGCGGAGCTCCCGGTCCTCGCGGCAGGGGCGAAGCCCTTCACGATCCTCCACATCTCCGATCTGCACATGTTGCCCGGTCATGTGAGCAAACAACGCTGGGTAGCGGCGCTCGACGAACTCGAACCGGACCTCGTCGTCAACACCGGTGACAACCTGTCACATCATCAGGCCGTCCCGTCCGTGCTGCGCGCGCTCGGCCCCCTGCTCGACCGGCCCGGCGTGTTCATCTTCGGCAGCAACGACTACTACGCGCCGAAACCCAAGAACCCCGCGCGCTACCTCATGCCGAAGGGCAAGAAGAAGCGGATCCACGGCGAGCACCTGCCGTGGCGCGACCTCCGCGCGGCCTTCGTCGAACACGGGTGGAACGACCTCACCCACGTGCGGCGCACCATCGAGGTCGCCGACCAGTACGTGTTCACCGCCGGCGTGGACGACGCGCACCTCCACCGCGACCGCTACGCCGACATCGCGGGCCCCGTGGACACCGCGGCCGCCGTCCGCATCGGTGTCACGCACTCGCCGGAGCCCCGCGTGCTCGACGAGTTCGCCGGCGACGGTTACGACCTCGTCCTGGCGGGCCACACGCACGGCGGGCAGCTCCGCGTCCCCGGCTACGGCGCGCTCGTCACCAACTGCGAACTGGACCGCACCCGCGCCCGCGGCGCGTCCCGCTGGGGCGCCCAGATGTGGCTCCACGTCTCCGCCGGGCTGGGCACCTCGCCGTACGCGCCCGCCCGCTTCGCGTGCCCGCCCGAGGCGAGCCTGCTGACCCTCGTCCCACGGGGCACGACCAGCGAGAACCACCGGAAAGCAGCCCCCCGCAAAGCCCGAAACACCGTCCGCTAA
- a CDS encoding DUF4177 domain-containing protein codes for MSATKWEYATVPLLIHATKQILDQWGEDGWELVTVLPNPTGEQHVAYLKRAKN; via the coding sequence ATGAGCGCCACCAAGTGGGAGTACGCGACCGTCCCCCTGTTGATCCACGCCACCAAGCAGATCCTCGACCAGTGGGGCGAGGACGGCTGGGAGCTCGTCACCGTGCTCCCGAACCCGACCGGCGAGCAGCACGTCGCCTACCTCAAACGAGCGAAGAACTGA
- a CDS encoding ArsA-related P-loop ATPase, whose amino-acid sequence MSTPLAGWTDELARARLHFVTGKGGTGKTTLAASLGLALAKGGRRVLLIEVEGRQGIAQLFDTEPLPYAEQRIAAVPGGGELRALHIDVEAALLEYFEMFYNLGFAGRTLRRMGAIEFATTLAPGLRDVLLTGKIKECVGRTESDGRHTYDAVVVDSPPTGRVVKFLDVTKALTDLAKTGPIRGQADGVVRLLHSGETAVHLVTLLEEMPVRETVEAVAELDGADLRPGAVLVNRVRPPRLPARSVTAAADGRVDASRVRAGLASAGLNLPDSTLDALVEETVEHAVRVAAEQRAREQLSEADLPGLELPDLTDGVDVAALYDLAEALTEQGVR is encoded by the coding sequence GTGAGCACACCCCTTGCCGGCTGGACCGACGAACTCGCGAGAGCCAGGCTGCATTTCGTCACCGGTAAGGGCGGGACGGGCAAGACCACGCTCGCCGCCTCGCTCGGCCTCGCGCTCGCCAAGGGCGGGCGCCGGGTGCTGCTGATCGAGGTCGAAGGCCGCCAGGGCATCGCCCAGCTCTTCGACACCGAGCCGCTCCCGTACGCCGAGCAGCGCATCGCGGCCGTGCCCGGCGGCGGCGAACTGCGCGCCCTGCACATCGACGTCGAGGCCGCGCTGCTCGAATACTTCGAGATGTTCTACAACCTCGGCTTCGCGGGGCGGACGCTGCGGCGGATGGGCGCGATCGAGTTCGCGACCACGCTCGCGCCGGGTCTACGCGACGTCCTGCTCACCGGGAAGATCAAGGAATGCGTCGGCCGCACCGAATCGGACGGCCGCCACACCTACGACGCCGTCGTCGTCGACTCGCCGCCCACCGGCCGGGTCGTGAAATTCCTCGACGTCACCAAGGCGCTGACCGATCTCGCCAAGACCGGCCCGATCCGCGGCCAGGCCGACGGCGTCGTGCGGCTGCTGCACTCCGGTGAGACCGCGGTCCACCTGGTGACGCTCCTGGAAGAGATGCCGGTGCGGGAGACCGTCGAAGCCGTCGCCGAACTCGACGGCGCCGACCTGCGTCCCGGCGCCGTGCTGGTGAACCGGGTGCGCCCGCCGCGGCTGCCCGCCCGCTCGGTGACCGCCGCCGCCGACGGCCGCGTCGACGCCTCGCGCGTCCGCGCCGGGCTCGCGTCGGCCGGGCTGAACCTGCCCGACAGCACCCTCGACGCGCTGGTCGAGGAGACCGTCGAGCACGCCGTGCGGGTCGCGGCCGAGCAGCGTGCCCGCGAGCAACTGTCCGAAGCGGACTTGCCTGGCCTCGAACTGCCGGATCTGACCGACGGGGTCGACGTCGCGGCGCTCTACGACCTCGCCGAAGCGCTGACCGAGCAGGGGGTGCGCTGA